The Nitriliruptor alkaliphilus DSM 45188 genome includes a region encoding these proteins:
- a CDS encoding FAD binding domain-containing protein, with the protein MKPAPFLYRRAETLEHALALLAEHGDEAKLIAGGQSLAAVMNLRLSRPELLIDIDRLPGMSYVLPEDGGVRIGALTRHRHLERYPAPLDGFDLLPAAAELVGHYPIRTRGTFGGSIAHADPAAEWVLVATLLDARIRIAGRHGTRTVPAAEFFHGFFTTAVGPDELVTEVVLPAGRDRSAIAEFARRHGDFAVVAATVAFDLDEDGTIRRPRLALGGVGATAVRVPAAEEMLEGEHPRPELFAAAGQAAARGIDPPADAHGDAGYRRHLTRTLVQRALQEATDARD; encoded by the coding sequence GTGAAGCCTGCTCCCTTCCTCTACCGCCGTGCCGAGACCCTCGAGCACGCGCTGGCGCTGCTCGCCGAGCACGGCGACGAGGCGAAGCTCATCGCCGGCGGCCAGAGCCTGGCGGCGGTGATGAACCTGCGCCTGTCCCGGCCCGAGCTGCTGATCGACATCGACCGTCTCCCGGGGATGTCGTACGTCCTGCCCGAGGACGGCGGCGTACGCATCGGAGCGCTGACCCGCCACCGACACCTCGAGCGCTACCCCGCGCCGCTCGACGGGTTCGACCTCCTGCCGGCCGCGGCCGAGCTCGTCGGCCACTACCCGATCCGCACACGCGGCACCTTCGGGGGCAGCATCGCGCACGCCGATCCGGCCGCCGAGTGGGTGCTGGTGGCGACGCTGCTCGACGCGCGGATCCGGATCGCCGGGCGGCACGGCACCCGGACCGTCCCGGCGGCCGAGTTCTTCCACGGGTTCTTCACCACGGCCGTCGGTCCCGACGAACTGGTCACCGAGGTGGTGCTGCCGGCGGGCCGTGACCGGTCGGCGATCGCCGAGTTCGCCCGCCGTCACGGTGACTTCGCGGTGGTCGCTGCCACGGTCGCGTTCGACCTCGACGAGGACGGCACGATCCGCCGACCGCGGCTCGCCCTCGGCGGGGTGGGCGCGACGGCCGTGCGCGTCCCCGCCGCCGAGGAGATGCTGGAGGGCGAGCACCCCCGGCCGGAGCTCTTCGCCGCTGCGGGGCAGGCCGCCGCGCGCGGGATCGACCCACCGGCCGACGCCCACGGGGACGCCGGCTACCGGCGGCACCTGACCCGGACGCTGGTCCAGCGCGCGCTCCAGGAGGCCACCGATGCACGGGACTGA
- a CDS encoding ABC transporter substrate-binding protein codes for MRYGRTRRTGAAVAASVLLAACSGSAVDSGDEGQAVDAADAATDGSATDGDEDEATQGSVTVGLINPLTGPFAALGEDTNDGFQLYLDERGGVLSGYEVTVVSEDTANDTAVAIEGVERLLGRGADVLVGFVNSGVTYGASEVVREAGVPLIITTAGADDLTQRDAAENIFRVSYTSSQDSMPLGEYACQELGYETVAMVGLDYAFGWEAAGGFAMAYEDAGCEIVQELYAPLGTQDWAPFVQQIDRSADAVWTVIAGSDAIRFTRAYSDFGVDLPMLGHGSTTDEQVLEEQQQFAEGAVTTLHYSGVLDTEDNVAFREAFEEEYRSVSQYAEHGYAAAMVIEAALANIDGEVTSEALVDAIAAVEVDAPRGPLAFDEHGQAVYNVYVRETTQDDDGRWVNEVVHTFEDVSQFWTYDPEEFMSGERMADRRGTWTG; via the coding sequence ATGAGGTACGGACGAACCCGACGCACCGGCGCCGCCGTCGCGGCGAGCGTGCTGCTCGCCGCTTGTTCGGGGTCGGCGGTCGACTCCGGCGACGAGGGGCAGGCGGTCGACGCTGCTGACGCGGCGACGGACGGCTCCGCGACGGACGGGGACGAGGACGAGGCGACGCAAGGCTCGGTGACGGTCGGCCTCATCAACCCGCTCACCGGTCCCTTCGCGGCCCTCGGTGAGGACACCAACGATGGGTTCCAGCTGTACCTCGACGAGCGCGGCGGCGTCCTGTCGGGCTACGAGGTGACGGTCGTCTCGGAGGACACCGCCAACGACACCGCGGTCGCGATCGAAGGCGTCGAGCGGCTCCTCGGACGGGGCGCCGACGTGCTCGTCGGGTTCGTGAACTCGGGGGTGACCTACGGTGCCAGCGAGGTCGTCCGGGAGGCCGGTGTCCCGCTGATCATCACCACGGCCGGTGCCGACGACCTGACGCAGCGCGACGCGGCCGAGAACATCTTCCGCGTGTCGTACACCTCGTCGCAGGACTCGATGCCGCTCGGCGAGTACGCCTGCCAGGAGCTCGGCTACGAGACGGTCGCCATGGTCGGCCTCGACTACGCCTTCGGCTGGGAGGCCGCGGGTGGGTTCGCCATGGCCTACGAGGACGCGGGCTGCGAGATCGTCCAGGAGCTCTACGCCCCGCTCGGGACCCAGGACTGGGCCCCCTTCGTCCAGCAGATCGACCGGAGCGCCGACGCGGTCTGGACCGTGATCGCCGGCTCGGACGCCATCCGCTTCACCCGGGCCTACAGCGACTTCGGCGTGGACCTGCCGATGCTCGGCCACGGCTCGACCACCGACGAGCAGGTCCTCGAGGAGCAGCAGCAGTTCGCCGAGGGCGCCGTCACGACCCTGCACTACTCCGGAGTTCTCGACACGGAGGACAACGTCGCGTTCCGGGAGGCCTTCGAGGAGGAGTACCGCTCCGTCTCGCAGTACGCGGAGCACGGCTACGCCGCCGCCATGGTCATCGAGGCTGCGCTCGCCAACATCGATGGCGAGGTCACGTCCGAGGCACTCGTCGACGCCATCGCTGCGGTGGAGGTGGACGCGCCGCGTGGACCGTTGGCCTTCGATGAGCACGGCCAGGCCGTCTACAACGTCTACGTGCGCGAGACCACGCAGGACGATGACGGTCGCTGGGTCAACGAGGTCGTCCACACCTTCGAGGACGTGTCGCAGTTCTGGACCTACGACCCGGAGGAGTTCATGAGCGGCGAGCGGATGGCCGACCGTCGCGGCACCTGGACCGGCTGA
- a CDS encoding branched-chain amino acid ABC transporter permease — MGELLGHTLNGLSFGALLFLLASGLTLTFGLMRTVNLAHGAFYAIGGYVALDVLRRTDRYWLAMAVGIVAATVIGVAFERLALHRVLNKELPQIIITVGFAFLVADQILAYYGGRPMSPPRPPGLDGVLRLENFAFPHFRMALIVVALAVFAGLQLLLTRTKVGAMVRASVDDEWIARSVGIRVPLIFVTVFGIGTALAAFAGVWGGAFTGLAPGGEWEILLLALVVVVVGGLGSVPGALLAALAVGLLDEFGKWLFPTYALFTVYAPVVLLLAMRPRGFLGKKEFA, encoded by the coding sequence GTGGGAGAACTGCTCGGTCACACCCTCAACGGTCTGTCGTTCGGGGCGTTGCTGTTCCTGCTCGCCAGCGGCCTGACCCTGACGTTCGGCCTGATGCGCACGGTCAACCTCGCCCACGGCGCTTTCTACGCCATCGGTGGCTACGTCGCGCTGGACGTGTTGCGACGCACCGACCGGTACTGGCTCGCGATGGCCGTCGGCATCGTCGCCGCCACGGTGATCGGCGTCGCCTTCGAGCGGCTCGCGTTGCACCGCGTGCTCAACAAGGAGCTGCCGCAGATCATCATCACCGTCGGGTTCGCGTTCCTGGTCGCCGATCAGATCCTGGCGTACTACGGCGGCCGGCCCATGTCGCCACCCCGGCCTCCGGGGCTGGACGGCGTCCTCCGTCTCGAGAACTTCGCCTTCCCGCACTTCCGCATGGCCCTCATCGTCGTGGCGCTCGCGGTGTTCGCCGGCCTCCAGCTGTTGCTGACGCGCACCAAGGTCGGGGCGATGGTCCGCGCCTCGGTCGACGACGAGTGGATCGCGCGCTCCGTGGGGATCCGCGTGCCGCTCATCTTCGTCACCGTCTTCGGTATCGGCACCGCGCTCGCCGCGTTCGCCGGGGTGTGGGGCGGCGCGTTCACCGGACTCGCCCCGGGCGGCGAGTGGGAGATCCTCCTGCTCGCCCTCGTCGTGGTGGTCGTCGGCGGCCTCGGCTCCGTGCCGGGGGCACTGCTCGCGGCCTTGGCCGTCGGGCTGCTCGACGAGTTCGGCAAGTGGTTGTTCCCGACCTACGCGCTCTTCACGGTCTACGCCCCGGTGGTGCTCCTGCTCGCGATGCGGCCGCGCGGGTTCCTCGGCAAGAAGGAGTTCGCGTGA
- a CDS encoding SRPBCC family protein: MQLRNTFSVPAPPDAAFAALLDLERIAPCMPGAELTGRDGEAFQGRLKLRVGPITAAYQGAVTVGDADAVARRARLTASGTEIGGQGAASATVVATVSANGVDGSQVEVVTDLDIRGKAAQFGRGALGEVTQRVLDQFARNLEATFTAPAITDGHAGGLGPAPAAAGEPPSPTTAGPAGDDLDVLRVIVGPLVARAAPVLAALAIGVLLGRATRRRSPRAPSSAPWPPPPWWAPPG, from the coding sequence GTGCAGTTGCGTAACACCTTCTCGGTCCCGGCACCGCCCGACGCCGCGTTCGCCGCGCTCCTCGACCTCGAGCGCATCGCACCCTGCATGCCCGGCGCCGAGCTCACTGGACGCGACGGGGAGGCGTTCCAGGGCCGCCTCAAACTGCGCGTCGGTCCGATCACGGCCGCCTACCAGGGGGCCGTCACCGTCGGCGATGCGGATGCGGTGGCACGCCGGGCACGGCTGACCGCCTCCGGCACCGAGATCGGCGGGCAGGGCGCCGCCAGCGCCACGGTGGTCGCCACCGTCAGCGCCAACGGCGTCGACGGCAGCCAGGTCGAGGTCGTCACGGACCTTGACATCCGCGGGAAGGCGGCGCAGTTCGGTCGAGGCGCCCTCGGCGAGGTGACCCAGCGCGTGCTCGACCAGTTCGCCCGCAACCTCGAAGCGACGTTCACCGCGCCGGCGATCACCGACGGTCACGCCGGCGGGCTCGGACCGGCACCGGCGGCCGCCGGTGAGCCACCGTCGCCGACAACGGCGGGTCCTGCGGGCGACGACCTCGACGTCCTGCGCGTGATCGTCGGGCCACTGGTGGCCCGGGCGGCACCGGTGCTCGCGGCCCTCGCGATCGGCGTCCTCCTCGGGCGTGCGACACGGCGGCGATCGCCCCGAGCGCCCTCGTCGGCGCCGTGGCCGCCACCACCGTGGTGGGCGCCCCCCGGCTGA
- a CDS encoding xanthine dehydrogenase family protein molybdopterin-binding subunit: MHGTEPRWIGAKLRRVEDRSLLTGAGTFTDDVRPRGSLDAYFVRADLAGAPLLGIDTSAALEVPGVHAVLTDADLGAPGIVAILDRPEFVATEMPLLARDTIRYAGEPVALVLADSAYAAEDGADRVAVDLGGARPVLTIEDALDGLGPVHAEAPGNVLLDVQLHDDDTLDEVLDDATVVISETFTSARVTAAPMESRATVASWEPREQRLVVWTSTQVPHLVRTCIARALEVPESTIRVIAPDVGGGFGQKCAVAREEVAVAVAAYRSRGTVRWAEDRRENLVGAFQGHEQRYTVRAGFDADGRLVGVDLDVVCDVGAYSCFPFSCGVEPLMAAGEFPNAYKVPRYRVRTRGVATTKAPMAPYRGVSRPQICFVMERLLDLAARELGIDRADVRRRNVIRRDEFPYTGVTGITYDAATYLEALELGLEAVDYEAFAARRAAGRAEGRLLGLGFSCFSERTGYGTATFAARGMVVTPGYESARMTMDPSGKVEVAVGASAHGQGHRTTLAQVVADQLGIHPYDVRVVQGDTDVTPYGWGTFASRGAAVSGGACQLAGGKLADKLRRVAAHLFEADPDDIELRAGGAEVRGAPERRYPLAELARIAHHERHRLPEEEEARLEVHAEFDPPGTFSNAAHVVVVEIDPGTGGVDILDYVVVEDCGVVINPTIVDGQVRGGVAQGIACALYEELRYEPDGGQCTTSTFMDYLVPTAGEIPPIRILHLETPSEHSETGAKGMGEGGTIGAPAAIANAVADALSHVAARVNRLPITPADVVSALTRQEHP; encoded by the coding sequence ATGCACGGGACTGAGCCGCGGTGGATCGGCGCGAAGCTGCGTCGCGTCGAGGACCGCTCGCTGCTGACCGGCGCCGGCACGTTCACCGACGACGTCCGCCCGCGTGGGTCGCTCGACGCCTACTTCGTCCGGGCGGATCTCGCCGGCGCGCCCCTGCTCGGGATCGACACCTCGGCGGCCCTCGAGGTGCCGGGTGTCCACGCGGTGCTGACGGACGCCGACCTCGGTGCCCCCGGCATCGTCGCCATCCTGGATCGGCCGGAGTTCGTCGCCACCGAGATGCCGCTGCTCGCTCGGGACACCATCCGCTACGCCGGCGAGCCCGTGGCGCTCGTGCTGGCCGACTCGGCCTACGCGGCCGAGGACGGCGCCGACCGCGTGGCGGTGGACCTCGGTGGTGCGCGCCCGGTGCTGACCATCGAGGACGCCCTCGACGGCCTCGGACCCGTGCACGCCGAGGCGCCCGGCAACGTGCTGCTCGACGTCCAACTGCACGACGACGACACCCTCGACGAGGTGCTCGACGACGCGACCGTCGTCATCTCCGAGACCTTCACCTCGGCCCGCGTCACGGCCGCGCCGATGGAGTCGCGCGCCACGGTCGCCTCGTGGGAGCCGCGAGAGCAGCGGCTGGTCGTGTGGACCTCCACGCAGGTCCCTCACCTGGTGCGCACCTGCATCGCCCGCGCCTTGGAGGTCCCCGAGTCGACCATCCGTGTGATCGCTCCGGACGTCGGTGGCGGGTTCGGACAGAAGTGCGCCGTGGCCCGCGAGGAGGTGGCGGTGGCCGTGGCGGCCTACCGCAGCCGCGGCACCGTGCGTTGGGCCGAGGACCGACGTGAGAACCTCGTCGGGGCCTTCCAGGGCCACGAGCAGCGCTACACCGTCCGCGCCGGGTTCGACGCGGACGGCCGACTCGTCGGTGTCGACCTCGACGTGGTCTGCGACGTCGGGGCCTACTCCTGCTTCCCCTTCAGCTGCGGGGTCGAGCCGCTCATGGCGGCCGGCGAGTTCCCCAACGCCTACAAGGTCCCCCGCTACCGGGTCCGCACCCGCGGGGTGGCGACCACGAAGGCGCCGATGGCCCCCTACCGCGGGGTGTCGCGACCGCAGATCTGCTTCGTGATGGAGCGGCTCCTCGACCTGGCCGCCCGGGAGCTCGGCATCGACCGCGCCGACGTCCGCCGGCGCAACGTCATCCGGCGTGACGAGTTCCCCTACACCGGCGTCACCGGGATCACCTACGACGCCGCCACGTACCTCGAGGCGCTCGAGCTCGGCCTGGAGGCGGTCGACTACGAGGCGTTCGCGGCGCGTCGAGCCGCGGGACGGGCCGAGGGTCGGCTGCTCGGCCTCGGCTTCTCGTGCTTCAGCGAGCGCACCGGCTACGGGACCGCCACGTTCGCCGCGCGTGGGATGGTGGTCACGCCCGGCTACGAGAGCGCCCGCATGACGATGGATCCGAGCGGCAAGGTCGAGGTCGCCGTGGGCGCCAGCGCCCACGGCCAGGGTCACCGCACCACGCTGGCGCAGGTGGTGGCCGACCAGCTCGGCATCCACCCCTACGACGTCCGGGTCGTGCAGGGGGACACCGACGTGACGCCCTACGGGTGGGGCACCTTCGCCAGCCGTGGCGCTGCCGTGTCGGGAGGGGCCTGTCAGCTGGCCGGCGGCAAGCTCGCCGACAAGCTGCGCCGGGTCGCCGCCCACCTCTTCGAGGCCGACCCGGACGACATCGAGCTGCGCGCAGGCGGCGCCGAGGTGCGGGGTGCGCCGGAGCGGCGCTACCCCCTGGCCGAGCTCGCCCGGATCGCCCACCACGAGCGCCACCGCCTGCCAGAAGAGGAGGAGGCGCGGCTCGAGGTCCACGCTGAGTTCGACCCGCCGGGGACGTTCTCGAACGCCGCGCACGTCGTCGTGGTGGAGATCGACCCGGGGACCGGTGGCGTGGACATCCTCGACTACGTGGTCGTCGAGGACTGCGGCGTGGTCATCAACCCGACCATCGTCGACGGGCAGGTCCGTGGCGGCGTCGCCCAGGGCATCGCCTGCGCGCTGTACGAGGAGCTGCGCTACGAGCCCGACGGTGGGCAGTGCACCACCTCGACCTTCATGGACTACCTCGTGCCGACGGCGGGCGAGATCCCGCCCATCCGCATCCTGCACCTCGAGACACCATCGGAGCACAGCGAGACGGGCGCGAAGGGGATGGGGGAGGGCGGCACCATCGGCGCGCCCGCGGCCATCGCCAACGCGGTGGCCGACGCGCTGTCGCACGTCGCGGCCCGCGTGAACCGGCTGCCGATCACGCCTGCCGACGTGGTGTCGGCCCTCACCCGCCAGGAGCACCCGTGA
- a CDS encoding ABC transporter ATP-binding protein encodes MLLEARDLDTYYGPSQVLHGCNIEIAEGECVAVLGRNGVGKTTLVHSLAGLIAVRGGSVHFDGKDITKAPPEKRLVAGVTLVPQGHRVFRSLTVTENLTVAERRSDAEGTWRIDDVYDRFPILRERAKQSAGNLSGGQQQMLAVARAMLGNGRVVLMDEPSEGLDPQRVTLIGDIITELKRRGTAVLLVEQRVAFALKVADRVAFMVRGEVVESLDGDVVRADPDLVTRHLGLVGA; translated from the coding sequence ATGTTGCTTGAAGCACGTGACCTCGACACCTACTACGGGCCGAGCCAGGTCCTCCACGGGTGCAACATCGAGATCGCCGAGGGCGAGTGCGTGGCGGTGCTCGGCCGCAACGGCGTCGGCAAGACGACGCTCGTGCACTCCCTCGCGGGCCTCATCGCGGTCCGCGGAGGTTCGGTCCACTTCGATGGCAAGGACATCACCAAGGCGCCGCCCGAGAAGCGGCTGGTCGCGGGGGTGACGCTCGTGCCGCAGGGCCACCGGGTGTTCCGCTCGTTGACGGTGACCGAGAACCTCACCGTGGCCGAGCGTCGCAGCGATGCCGAGGGGACGTGGCGCATCGATGACGTCTACGATCGGTTCCCCATCCTGCGCGAGCGCGCGAAGCAGTCGGCCGGCAACCTCAGCGGAGGCCAGCAGCAGATGCTCGCCGTCGCTCGGGCGATGCTCGGCAACGGCCGCGTCGTGCTGATGGACGAGCCCTCCGAGGGGCTCGATCCGCAGCGTGTGACCCTCATCGGCGACATCATCACCGAGCTCAAGCGACGTGGAACCGCGGTGCTCCTCGTCGAGCAACGCGTGGCCTTCGCCCTCAAGGTGGCCGATCGCGTGGCGTTCATGGTCCGTGGCGAGGTCGTGGAGTCGCTCGACGGGGACGTGGTCCGCGCCGACCCGGACCTCGTGACCCGCCACCTCGGCCTCGTCGGGGCGTAG
- a CDS encoding amidohydrolase family protein: MTHRLLVTGIGTLLTGRIDAPIAEADAVLVEDGKVAAIGDASDLDGEGPVLDVNGATLAPGLVDDHVHPVLGDYTPRQHQANYLEGFVHGGVTTVISAGEVHTPGRPKDREGTKALAVLAAKSFRTVRPSGARVHAGALLLEEGLTEQDFRDLAVQGVHLVGEIGISGVQDPDTAAQMTAWAQAAGMTVTAHVGGKSVPTSRTIDAEFVVAVRPDVAAHVNGGPTATGIEDVERILVETDAYVELVHNGNVRAARDVATLVAERGELHRLLIGTDSPAGTGVVPLGVLRTLSWISALAGIPAPEALAAASGNTTTARRVAGGVIEVGAPADLIVTDAPDGSRADDFCGALAAGDTPAIAAVVVDGKVVVAKSRNTPPPKRVPRLPEG, encoded by the coding sequence GTGACCCATCGACTGCTCGTGACCGGGATCGGCACCCTGCTGACGGGGCGCATCGACGCGCCGATCGCGGAGGCCGACGCCGTGCTCGTCGAGGACGGGAAGGTGGCCGCGATCGGGGACGCGAGCGACCTCGACGGTGAGGGTCCCGTGCTCGACGTCAACGGCGCGACCCTCGCCCCCGGGCTCGTCGACGACCACGTCCACCCGGTGCTCGGCGACTACACCCCACGCCAGCACCAGGCGAACTACCTCGAGGGGTTCGTGCACGGCGGGGTGACGACGGTCATCTCGGCGGGCGAGGTCCACACCCCCGGACGGCCGAAGGACCGTGAGGGCACCAAGGCCCTCGCGGTCCTCGCGGCCAAGTCCTTCCGCACGGTGCGGCCGAGCGGGGCCAGGGTCCACGCCGGGGCGCTGTTGCTCGAGGAAGGGCTGACCGAGCAGGACTTCCGCGACCTCGCGGTCCAGGGGGTCCACCTGGTCGGGGAGATCGGGATCTCGGGCGTGCAGGATCCCGACACCGCCGCCCAGATGACCGCGTGGGCGCAGGCCGCGGGGATGACCGTGACCGCCCACGTCGGGGGCAAGTCGGTCCCGACGAGCCGGACCATCGACGCGGAGTTCGTCGTCGCCGTGCGCCCGGACGTCGCTGCGCACGTCAACGGCGGTCCCACCGCCACGGGCATCGAGGACGTCGAGCGGATCCTGGTCGAGACCGACGCCTACGTCGAACTGGTCCACAACGGCAACGTCCGGGCGGCGCGCGACGTCGCCACCCTGGTCGCTGAACGCGGCGAGCTGCACCGCCTGCTGATCGGGACCGACTCGCCGGCGGGAACCGGCGTCGTCCCCCTGGGGGTGCTGCGCACCCTGTCGTGGATCAGTGCGCTGGCCGGCATCCCCGCGCCGGAGGCCCTCGCGGCCGCCAGCGGCAACACCACCACCGCGCGCCGCGTCGCCGGCGGGGTCATCGAGGTGGGTGCCCCGGCCGACCTGATCGTCACCGACGCACCGGACGGCAGCCGCGCCGATGACTTCTGCGGCGCGCTCGCCGCGGGCGACACCCCGGCGATCGCCGCGGTGGTGGTGGATGGCAAGGTCGTCGTGGCCAAGAGCCGCAACACGCCGCCGCCCAAGCGCGTTCCGCGGCTCCCCGAGGGGTGA
- a CDS encoding ABC transporter ATP-binding protein: MTADAVVTENLTIAFGGLTAVDGVDLQIPAGQRRAIIGPNGAGKTTLFNLIAGQLRPTAGRVLVGGEDITGQSVHARSRAGIARTFQLSNLFGQLTVADNVRLAIAGGDPSVRRTFWRPLAGFAHVERRVADLLARWELDDVADERPSELSYGQQRILELVLATSGDPRVLLLDEPTAGVSKSEAERLADTIAALPRDLTIVLVEHDMDIAFRLADEVTVMVNGQELVTGSPDVVASDERVIDAYLGSDHDVA; the protein is encoded by the coding sequence GTGACCGCCGACGCCGTCGTCACCGAGAACCTCACCATCGCCTTCGGCGGCCTCACGGCCGTCGACGGGGTCGACCTCCAGATCCCCGCGGGCCAGCGTCGGGCCATCATCGGCCCGAACGGTGCCGGCAAGACGACGCTGTTCAACCTCATCGCCGGGCAGCTACGCCCCACCGCCGGTCGCGTCCTGGTCGGCGGGGAGGACATCACCGGCCAGTCCGTCCACGCCCGCAGTCGAGCTGGGATCGCTCGCACCTTCCAGCTCAGCAACCTCTTCGGCCAGCTGACCGTGGCCGACAACGTGCGCCTCGCCATCGCCGGCGGCGACCCGTCGGTGCGCCGCACGTTCTGGCGGCCCCTGGCCGGGTTCGCCCACGTCGAGCGACGCGTGGCCGATCTGCTCGCGCGGTGGGAGCTCGATGACGTCGCCGACGAGCGCCCGAGCGAGCTGTCCTACGGTCAGCAGCGCATCCTCGAGCTCGTGCTCGCCACGTCGGGAGATCCGCGGGTGCTCCTGCTCGACGAGCCGACCGCCGGTGTGTCCAAGAGCGAGGCGGAGCGGCTGGCCGACACCATCGCCGCCCTCCCGCGTGACCTGACCATCGTCCTCGTCGAGCACGACATGGACATCGCGTTCCGCCTCGCGGACGAGGTCACCGTGATGGTCAACGGCCAGGAGCTGGTGACCGGGTCGCCAGACGTGGTCGCCAGCGACGAACGGGTCATCGATGCCTACCTCGGGAGCGACCACGATGTTGCTTGA
- a CDS encoding branched-chain amino acid ABC transporter permease: MSNVSSRSSAALKALSVLFLLALVAAVPLTLSGFHTGVATRIAIFALFGIAFNIVFGAGGMPSLGHAAFFGVGGYLVAIGTLRYDLGFVSVFVLALLLGGLLGALVGALTLRTNAVYLLLLTLAVGQAVWGLAFQQVRWTGGDNGLAGISRDLLPIGGANAATFYWAVLAIVTVFGTLVWWFQRSPAGVAIVAHRESPSRLAALGYRVGSYRIAAFAVSGAVAAIAGVLYALLNRFVGPENVAWQTSAEVMVFAIAGGATYFAGPIVGALLLVSLETWVSGFTNRWLTILGLTYIFTMLFLPQGVLGLVDDLVRRRRSRQRDAERLLVAAAPPGPQVHNEEVPS; the protein is encoded by the coding sequence GTGAGCAACGTGTCGTCACGATCGTCGGCGGCCCTGAAGGCGCTCTCCGTCCTCTTCCTGCTCGCGCTGGTGGCCGCGGTCCCCCTCACGCTGAGCGGCTTCCACACCGGGGTGGCCACCCGCATCGCCATCTTCGCCCTGTTCGGGATCGCGTTCAACATCGTCTTCGGCGCCGGAGGCATGCCCTCGCTCGGTCACGCGGCCTTCTTCGGGGTGGGTGGCTACCTCGTCGCGATCGGGACCCTGCGCTACGACCTCGGCTTCGTGTCCGTCTTCGTGCTCGCGCTGCTCCTCGGTGGACTGCTCGGTGCGCTCGTCGGCGCGCTGACCCTGCGCACCAACGCGGTCTACCTGCTGCTCCTGACGCTCGCCGTCGGGCAGGCGGTCTGGGGGTTGGCCTTCCAACAGGTGCGGTGGACCGGTGGCGACAACGGCCTCGCGGGGATCTCACGCGACCTGCTCCCGATCGGCGGCGCCAACGCGGCGACCTTCTACTGGGCCGTACTCGCGATCGTGACGGTCTTCGGCACCCTCGTGTGGTGGTTCCAGCGGTCTCCGGCCGGTGTGGCCATCGTCGCCCACCGCGAGAGCCCGTCGCGCCTCGCCGCGCTCGGGTACCGGGTCGGCAGCTACCGCATCGCCGCGTTCGCGGTCTCGGGTGCGGTCGCCGCCATCGCGGGGGTGCTCTACGCCCTCCTGAACCGGTTCGTCGGACCGGAGAACGTCGCCTGGCAGACGAGCGCCGAGGTCATGGTCTTCGCCATCGCCGGGGGTGCGACCTACTTCGCGGGCCCGATCGTCGGCGCCCTCCTGCTGGTCAGCCTCGAGACCTGGGTCAGTGGGTTCACCAACCGCTGGCTGACCATCCTGGGGCTGACCTACATCTTCACCATGCTGTTCCTGCCGCAGGGCGTGCTCGGTCTGGTCGACGACCTCGTCCGTCGGCGGCGCAGCCGCCAGAGGGACGCGGAACGCCTGCTCGTGGCCGCAGCACCGCCCGGTCCCCAGGTCCACAACGAGGAGGTGCCGTCGTGA
- a CDS encoding IclR family transcriptional regulator, whose product MERALAVLCAVAEDAEPTGVSEVARRTGLPKSTVHLSLQTLRHAGFVQQDETSDRYVLGLQAALIGVHAAERSAVAAALAPGMQELAARSSEAVSLGVRSDRSVVFVKRFETSHVLRTSIRTGTRMPLHASASGKCLLAEMSEDELVELYPDEVLPAQASNTIRERSTLLEELARIRERGYSHARDEFLDGISGVAVPVRFGTKVVAAVSVAGPTSRLNAEDWVADLQALTTPADPAVIAAGGVPDDPGTTTQEVEA is encoded by the coding sequence GTGGAACGCGCACTCGCGGTCCTCTGCGCCGTCGCGGAGGACGCTGAACCCACCGGGGTCAGCGAGGTCGCGCGCCGCACCGGCCTGCCCAAGAGCACCGTCCACCTCAGCCTGCAGACCCTGCGGCACGCGGGTTTCGTGCAGCAGGACGAGACGTCGGACCGGTACGTGCTCGGGCTCCAGGCGGCGCTCATCGGGGTCCACGCGGCCGAGCGTTCCGCGGTGGCTGCGGCGCTGGCACCCGGCATGCAGGAGCTCGCGGCGCGGTCGAGCGAAGCCGTGTCGCTCGGTGTGCGCTCGGATCGGTCGGTCGTCTTCGTCAAGCGCTTCGAGACCTCGCACGTGCTGCGCACGAGCATCCGGACGGGCACCCGGATGCCGCTCCACGCCTCGGCCAGCGGCAAGTGCCTCCTCGCCGAGATGTCCGAGGACGAGCTCGTCGAGCTCTACCCCGACGAGGTCCTCCCCGCGCAGGCCAGCAACACCATCCGCGAACGCAGCACGCTGCTCGAGGAGCTCGCACGGATCCGCGAACGTGGGTACAGCCACGCCCGCGACGAGTTCCTCGACGGCATCTCGGGCGTCGCCGTGCCGGTCCGGTTCGGGACGAAGGTCGTCGCCGCGGTGAGCGTGGCCGGCCCGACCTCGCGACTCAACGCCGAGGACTGGGTGGCGGATCTGCAGGCGTTGACCACCCCCGCCGACCCGGCCGTGATCGCCGCGGGCGGCGTCCCCGACGATCCCGGTACCACCACCCAGGAGGTAGAAGCGTGA